One region of Armigeres subalbatus isolate Guangzhou_Male chromosome 3, GZ_Asu_2, whole genome shotgun sequence genomic DNA includes:
- the LOC134227268 gene encoding G2/mitotic-specific cyclin-A encodes MATFRIHEDLEKENRVLAAKSAVIGGVTAGGKPQTQQFQQQRSTFGVLNNLTSNGRTEVNLAGEKAVLKDPKLKIKPTAIVKSKQDENCAAAVVQAKVVVPKPTNFQVYDDSKENETSASKKDDSILEAKRAPLQELKNAELLETPMSVGDSFSPMSVDKSVIQVDDSSLVPRNDRERFFEVEEYQVDILAYLKEAEKRHRPKPAYMKKQPDINHSMRTILVDWLVEVCEEYRLQSETLCLAISYIDRFLSFMSVVRAKLQLVGTAAMFIAAKYEEIYPPDVGEFVYITDDTYTKTQVLRMEQLILKVLGFDLSVPTTLVFTTVYCVMNDVPEKVKNMCMYLCELSLLDADPFLTYLPSKISAGALALSRYTLDLPIWSRMLETNTGYQLEDLKDIILDLNKVHQKAESLPQQAIQEKFKANKYMRVATIPASELSEETFDKMCKSLAAITSAAAEAEVSTSTAPESTLNHNDSMREMMSSLLFV; translated from the exons CAACGGTCAACATTTGGCGTGTTGAACAATCTGACAAGCAATGGACGAACGGAAGTTAACTTAGCAGGGGAGAAGGCg GTGTTGAAAGATCCCAAGCTGAAAATCAAGCCAACTGCAATCGTCAAATCCAAACAAGATGAAAACTGCGCTGCAGCTGTTGTACAAGCAAAGGTTGTTGTGCCGAAACCAACCAATTTTCAAGTATACGATGATTCAAAGGAGAATGAAACGTCAGCATCCAAAAAAGACGATTCCATCCTCGAAGCCAAAAGAGCACCACTTCAGGAGCTCAAGAATGCGGAACTGCTGGAAACGCCTATGTCGGTGGGTGATAGTTTTTCGCCCATGTCGGTGGACAAATCCGTCATCCAGGTAGACGACAGCTCGCTTGTGCCACGAAATGATCGCGAACGCTTTTTCGAAGTGGAAGAATATCAGGTCGATATCTTGGCTTACCTCAAAGAGGCAGAAAAACGGCACCGTCCAAAGCCGGCTTACATGAAGAAGCAGCCGGATATCAATCACTCAATGCGAACCATACTGGTGGATTGGCTTGTGGAAGTTTGCGAAGAGTATCGTTTACAAAGTGAAACTCTATGCCTAGCAATTTCCTACATCGATCGATTCCTCAGCTTCATGTCGGTTGTTCGCGCCAAGCTACAATTGGTTGGGACAGCTGCCATGTTTATCGCTGC GAAATACGAAGAAATCTACCCACCAGACGTCGGTGAATTTGTGTACATTACGGACGATACGTACACCAAGACGCAGGTGTTACGCATGGAGCAACTTATTCTGAAGGTACTAGGATTCGATCTTTCCGTACCAACCACCTTGGTATTCACTACTGTCTACTGTGTAATGAACGACGTGCCAGAGAAGGTGAAAAACATGTGCATG TATCTGTGTGAATTATCCCTTCTGGATGCTGACCCATTCCTGACCTACTTACCATCAAAAATATCCGCTGGTGCTTTGGCCCTCTCCCGCTACACGCTCGATCTACCCATCTGGTCACGAATGTTGGAAACAAATACTGGCTATCAACTGGAAGACCTGAAAGATATCATTCTAGACTTAAACAAAGTACATCAGAAAGCAGAATCCTTACCACAGCAAGCCATTCAAGAGAAATTTAAGGCAAATAA ATACATGCGAGTGGCCACCATTCCAGCCAGCGAGTTGTCTGAGGAAACCTTCGACAAGATGTGCAAATCGTTGGCTGCGATAACATCCGCTGCTGCCGAAGCGGAAGTCAGTACATCTACGGCACCTGAATCTACCCTGAACCACAACGATTCAATGCGAGAAATGATGTCCTCGTTGCTGTTCGTCTAG